The region TCAACGCGACCATCGTGATGATCTCGCTGCCCATGATCTTCCGGGGGATCGGCGTCAATCCCCTGGCGCCCGGCCAGACGGGGATGCTGCTCTGGGTGCTGATGGGCTACCAGCTGGCGACCACCATCCTCCTCGTCACCTTCGGGCGCATCTCCGACGGCTACGGGCGGGTCCGCCTCTACAACCTGGGCTTCGTCCTCTTCACGCTGGGCTCGATCCTGGCCTCGCTCACCTGGGGCAGGGGCGCGGCCGGCGAGATCCAGCTGATCGCCTTCCGCATGATCCAGGGCATCGGCGGCGCCTTTCTCTTTGCCAACAGCGCCGCCATCCTGACCGACGCCTTCCCTCCGCAGCAGCGCGGCTTCGCCCTGGGCGTCAACCAGATCGCCGGCACCGTCGGCTCCATCGCCGGCCTGGTGCTGGGCGGCGTGCTGGCGGCGGTCAACTGGCGCTGGGTCTTCCTGGTCAGCGTGCCCATCGGGCTGGCCGGCACGGTCTGGGCCTACCTGGCGCTGCGTGAGATCGGCGAACGGCGGCCGCAGCCGCTGGACCTCTGGGGCAACCTCACCTTCGGCCTCGGCCTGACGGCCCTCCTGGTGGGGCTCACCTACGGGCTGATGCCGTACGGCGGGGCGGCCATGGGCTGGGGGAACCCGTGGATCCGGGCGGCCCTCGTCCTGGGGGCGCTGCTGCTGGCGCTCTTCGTCTGGATCGAGGGGCGCGTCCCCTACCCCATGTTCCGCCTCGGCCTCTTCCGCAACCGCGCCTTCGCCGCGGGGAACGTGTCGGGCTTCCTGGCCTCGCTGGCGCGCGGCGGGCTCCAGTTCATGCTGATCATCTGGCTGCAGGGGGTCTGGCTGCCGCTGCACGGCGTCCCCTTCGACCAGACGCCGCTCCAGGCCGGCATCGACACCGTCCCCATGATGGTGGGCTTCGTGGCGGCGGGGCCGCTGAGCGGCGCGCTCTCCGACCGCTACGGGGCGCGCCCCTTCGCCACCGGCGGCATGCTGCTCAGCGCGCTGGGCTTCGCCCTGCTGACCAGGCTGCCGGCGGACTTCTCCTACCCGCTCTTCGCCTTCTACATCTTCCTGCTGGGCGTGGGCATGGGGCTTTTCGCCTCGCCCAACTCGAGTTCGATCATGAACGCCGTGCCGCCCGAGCACCGGGGCGTCGCCTCGGGTATGCGCGCCACCTTCCAGAACGCGGGCCAGATGATGAGCATGGCGGTCTTCTTCACCATCGTCATCGCCGGCCTCGGCCGCCAGCTGCCGGCCGCGATGGCCGCGGGGCTGCGGCCGCTCCACCTGGCGCCGGCGCTGGCCGGAGAGCTGGAGCACATCCCGCCGCTGGCGGCGCTCTTCTCCGCCATCCTCGGTTACAACCCGCTGGGCATGTTGCTCCCGGCGGCGCTCCTGCACGCCCTGCCCGGCGACGTGGTGCGGACGCTCCTGAGCGAGCGCTTCTTCGCGCGCCTGGTGGCGGCGCCCTTCCTGGGCAGCCTGCGCGCCGCCTTCGCCATCTCCGTGGGCCTCTCGCTGGTGGCCGCGGTCGCCTCGCTGCTGCGCGGGCAACGCTACGTCTGGGAGGAAGAGGCCTCGCCGACCCGGCCCGCCGCCCTCTCCGGCGCGGCGCCGGCGCCGGAGGCGCTGGGCGGCGAGCGGAGCGCGCCCTGAGGGGCGGAGCCGACCGGCGGGGCGGGCGCGCCGGCACGTGCCGGCACGTGCGCGGAGAAGGGAGGCGGCGGCGACGAGCATTCCGCGAGACGGCCCAGGAAGCGCACCCGAGGCTGGCCTCCCGCCCGCCGAGCGCCGCCTCCTCGCCTCGCTCCTCGGCCCCGTCCGCTGCCGCCTGCGCTACTGGGAGGCGGAGCCGGAGCCCGGCCGAAAGCTGCCCGTGGAGCCGCTCCTCGCCGACCTGGCCGGCCTCGCGCCGGGCCTCGAGCTGCGGCGCGAGGAGGATCCCCCGCGGGAGCCCGCCGAGCCGCCGCTCCTCGGCCGCCCGGAGATCCGCCTGGAGCGGCCCGGGGGCCTTCCGGCCCGCCTCCGCTTCGCCGGCTACCCCGCCGGCTTCGTCCGCCTGGAGCTGGCGGAGGCGCTGCTGGCGCTGGGCGGGAACGGAGCCGAGCCTTCCGCCGCCGGCGAGGCGGGGGCGCCCGCCGGCGGGGAGACGCCCGTACCGGAGGCCGTGGTCTGGGTCAGCCCCACCTGCGCCCGCTGCGCCCGCACCGTCCGCCTCGCCCTGGCCGTCGTCCTGGCGCTGCCCCGGGCCCGGCTGACGGTGGTGACGGCCAGCGAGTTCCCTCGCGAGGCGCGGGCTGCGGGCGTCCAGGCGGTCCCCACCCTCGTCGCCGGCGGCCGGCGCTGGAGCGAGCCGCCCGCGCCGGCCGAGCTCTGGGCGGCGCTGGCGGGGTAGCTTCCTGGCCTCCGGGGCGCGCGAAAGGGAGGCCCCGCGCGGGGCCTCCCTTCGGCTTTCCGCCTTCCCGTCCCGACCCCGGCCGGCCGGGGCGGCCCTAGCCGCCCACCACCGTCAACGGGTTGACGAAGCGGCCGTCGACGATCACCTCGAAGTGGATGTGGGGGCCGGTGGCCAGGCCGGATTCGCCCACCCGCCCGATCACCTGGCCGGCGCTCACCCTCTGGCCGACGGAGACCAGGATGCGGCTCGCGTGGGCGTAGCGGGTGACGACGTTGTTGTCGTGGCGGATGGCGATGAGACGGCCGTAGCCGCCGTCCCAGCCGGCGTAGATGACCACCCCGGGACCGGCGGCGCGGATGGGGGCGCCGTAGGGGGCGCCGATGTCCACGCCGGTGTGGAAGTCGCGCGCACGCTGCCCGAAGGGCGAGGTGATGGGGCCCGGGTAGGGCAGGCGCAGGACGAGGCGCGCCGCGCTCGCCAGGATGCCCGCCGCCGCGGCCGCCAGGGTGCGCCGGCTGCTCTGGACGCTGGCCCGCTGGGCCGAGGCGGCCACGAAGGTGGCGCGCCCGCCGGGGATGAGCAGCCGCATGCCCGGCTGGAGCCCGCCGGCCGCGTCGGGGTTGGCCTGGGTGATGGTCTCCACGCTCACCTGGTAGCGCGCCGCCAGGCCGCTGAGCGTGTCGCCGGGCTGGACCGTCACCACGGCCCCGGCGAAGTTGGGCAGCAGGAGCGTCTGCCCGGGATGGAGGAGCGAGGCCTCGGAGAGGCCGTTGGCCGCGGCGATGCTGGCCACGTCGCTGCCGACCTTGGCGGCCAGCGACCAGAGCGTGTCGCCGGGCTGGACCACGTACTGGATCAGTTGCGGACGAACCTTCGCCGGTGCCACGGCAAGGCTCTCTTGCTTGGCCACGCTGCTGGCCTGCGCTGGGACGGGCGAGGGCCGCATCTTCAGGACGCCGGCCAGGGCGCCATCCGTGGCACTGGCGACGGTTTCGACCGCTCGCGGTGCTGCCGCCGCTTCCGCGGCGTAGGGCGGCTGCAGGTGGATGACCGTGGTGGTGAGGACGCCGACCACGGCCACGGAAAGCGCAGACTGGGCGATCCGCGCCTTCCAGCCGCCGCCCGAATCGGGCGACCGGAGCATGGACGATGCCTCCTGATGGGTGGAGTGGCGCTCTCTGCTGCCTGGATCCCTTCCTCCTCCTGGCGGCCGATGATCCCGCTCCGGTTCCGGCTCCGCGGGACGCAGGGAGATCACATTTCCAGTTACTAGGCGAACCCCCTCGACCGCACGGGACCTACTATTTGACATGTCCCGCCGTTTCCCTGCCGGACGGTAGACAGCCCGACGGACCGCCCCCGGCCCCGGCCGGGCGGGCGCCTCCTCCGCCTCGCGCGCCGTCTCCGCGCGCACGAGCGCTCCCTCGGCCATCCTCTCCGCACCTCCTCCGCGCCGCTGGCAGCGGGTTGACTAAGCCTATGCGGCGGCGGGTCGAGCCGCACGCGGCCGCGCGCGGCAATGCCTGGAAGAGGTCCCGGGCGGCCGGGCGCGCTTCCGGCAGGAAGGAAGCCGCCTCCGGGCGAAGGAGGCCGGCGGAGGTGACGGGGTTGGCCTCCATCCTCGTCGTGGAGGATGAGACGGCGATCGCCGACATCATCCGCTTCAACCTGGAGGAGGCGGGCTTCACGGTCCGCGTGGCGGCGGACGGCGAGCAGGCGCTGCGCGAGGTGGACGCCTCGCGACCCGACCTCCTGGTGCTCGACCTGATGCTGCCGCTGGTCGACGGCTACGCGGTCTGCCAGGCGGTCCGCGCCCGCAGCTCCGTCCCCATCCTGATGCTGACCGCCAAGGACTCCGAGGAGGACAAGATCCGCGGCCTGGAGATGGGCGCGGACGACTACGTGACCAAGCCCTTCAGCCCGCGCGAGCTGGTGGCGCGGGTGCGCGCCATCCTGCGCCGCCGCCAGGCGGCCGCCGAGCCGCCGCCGGCCGAGCCGCTGCGCGTGGGCGAGCTGGAGATCCGCATGGCCAGCCGGGAGGTCTTCCGCTCCGGGCGGCCCGTCGCCCTGACCACGCGCGAGTACGAGCTGCTGGAGTACCTGGCGCTCCGGCCGGGCCGCCTCTTCCAGCGCGACGAGCTGCTGCGCGAGGTCTGGGGCTACGAGTACCCGGGCGACCTGCGCACGGTGGACGTCACCGTCCGCCGCCTGCGCGAGAAGATCGAGCCCGATCCCTCGCACCCGCGCTACCTGCTGACGCGCCGGGGCGCGGGCTACATGCTCCAGCTGCCGGAGCTGGCGGCGGAGCCTCCGGAGTGAGCATGCGCCCGCCCTGGGGGGAGCGGCTCCGCCGGCTCGGCGACTCGCTCCAGGTCCGCATGGTGGTCGTCTTCCTGGCGCTGATCGCGCTCTCCATGCTCTTCATCAGCGCCTACCTGCTGCGCACGCTGGAGAGCTACACCATCGACGCCTACGAGCGGCGCCTCGACGGCACGGCCGAGACGCTGGCCCGCCTGGCGGCGCCCGCCCTGGCCGCGGGGCGGCCGGAGGCGCTGGACGCCCTCCTGGCCCAGTGGCAGGAGCGGGGGCTGGAGATGGCGGTGGTCGACCGCGGCGGGCGGGTGGTCTCGGCCAGCTCGCCGGCGCCCTCCGGGGCGGAGGCGGGGACGAGCCTGGGGGGCGCGCCGGAGGTCCACGAGGCGCTGGCCGGGCGGCCCGTGACGCGCATCCACCTCGACCCCGAGAGCGGGACGCGCAAGGTCTACGTCGCCTGGCCGCTGCCCGGCGGCGGGCGCCAGCCGCCGGGCGCCGTCTACCTGACGGGCTCGCTGGGCGACGTGGACGCCACCCTGGGGCGGGTGCGGGCGGCGCTGATGTGGGCCAGCGGGCTGGCGGCGGCGCTGGCGGCGCTGGTCAGCGCCCTCCTGGCGCGGCCCATCACCGGGCCCATCCGCGAGCTGACCGCCCACGCCAGCCGCCTGGCGCGCGGCCACTTCGGCGAGCGCATCCAGGTCCGCTCGCGCGACGAGGTGGGCCAGCTGGCCGAGGCCTTCAACCGCATGGCCGAGCAGCTGGCGGCCAGCATGGAGGAGCTGGCCCGGCAGAAGGAGCAGGCCGAGGCGATCCTCAGCCACATGGCGGACGGCGTGGTCGTCCTGGACCGGCGGGGGCGGACGCTGCTGGTCAACCCGGCGGCGGCGGAGGCGCTGGGCGGCCGGAGCGCTGCCGAGGCGCTGGAGGAGGTGCTGGCGCGGCGCGACGGCCCCGGCGGGGCCGGGAGCGGCCTGGTGGAGCTGGGCGCGCGCCAGTACGAGGCGCGCCTGGCCGTGCTGCGCGGGCCGGGCGGGCAGCCGGGCGGCGTGGTGGCGGTGCTCCACGACGTCACCGAGCGGCAGCGCCTGGACACCATGCGCAAGGAGTTCGTGGCCAACGCCTCGCACGAGCTGAAGACGCCGCTGACCGCCATCAAGAGTTACGTGGAGACGCTCTTGGACGGCGCCTGGGAGAACCCGCGGGTGGCGCCCCGCTTCCTCGGGGTGGTGCACGAGGAGACGGAGCGCATGATCCGGCTGGTCAACGACCTCCTGGACCTCTCCCAGCTGGAGGCGGGCGCGCCGCTGGGGCCGGCCGAGCGGGTCGAGGCCGAGGACCTGCTGGCCGCCGTCCGGCAGCGCTTCCTGCCGCTGGCGCGCTCGCGCGGGATCGCGCTGGAGGTGCGCGACGAGGGCGCCCCGCCGGTCCTGGCCAACCCCGACCGCCTGGAACAGGTGCTGGCCAACCTGGTCGAGAACGCGCTCAACTACACGCCCGGGGGCGGGCGCGTGGAGGTGGTGGCCGCCGCCGCCGGCGAGGGCGAGGCGGCCGCGCGGCTCCGCCTGGAGGTGCGCGACACGGGCGCGGGCATCCCCGAGAAGGACCTGCCGCGGGTCTTCGACCGCTTCTACCGGGTGGACAAGGCGCGCTCGCGCCGCATGGGCGGGACGGGCCTGGGGCTGGCCATCGTGCGCGAGATCGTGGAGGGCTACGGCGGCCGGGTGGCCATCCGGAGCCGCGTGGGGGCGGGGACGACGGTGGAGGTGGAGCTGCCGGCCGCCGCCCGCACCCCCCGGGGGGAGGAAGCGCCGCGGTGAGCGCGCGCCTGCGCGGCCTCGGGGGCGACCTCCTGCTGGCGGCGCTGGTGGCGCTGGCCTTCTGGCTGAACGGGCAGCTCTGGCGCCTGCCCGCCGCCGGCGAGAGCACGCCCCCGGTCTACACTGCGCCCGGCGCCGTCTCCAACCTGCGCCTGGGCGAGGTGCTCCGCCCGGCCCGCCTCGTGCTCCGCGCGCCCGCGGGCGGAGCCTGGCTGCGCCTGCCCGACCCCCAGTCGCAGGCGGCCGCGGCGCTGGAGCGCGCCGCCCTGCAGCTGGCCGCCTCCGTGGAGGCGGGCCGGCTGGAGCGGGCGCCCGCCGTCCGGCCGGCCGATCTGCTCGGCCGGCTCGAGGGACCGGCGGCGGAGATCCTCCTGCCCGCCCCGCTGCCCTGGGCGAGCTGGCTGGCCGTCTGGCGGAGCGAGGAAGCGGGCGGCGCCCCGCTCGCCTCCCTCCCCTCCGGGGGCCCCTCCGTCGACCGCCTCCTGATCTTCGCCGCCCCCGCGGCCGAGGGCCAGGCGGCGCCGCAGCTGGAGCTGGCGGCCGGCGACGCCTCCTCCTGGCACCGGCTCCCGCTGCCCCAGGGCGAGGCGGCGGTGGCCTGGCTGGCGGCGTTGAAGGCGGCACAGGGCGAGGCGGTGGCGCCCGAGGCGGCGGCGCTGCCCGCGGGCCTCGGGGCGGAGGCCGACTTCGCGGGGGCGACGCCCCCCGCGGAAGGGCTGGCGGCGCCCCGCCTGGCGGAGATCCGCCCCGACCCGGAGGGCCTGGGCCACGCCGTCTTCGGCGACATGGCGCTGGTCCGGCGCGTCGAGCTGGTGGGCGGCCAGGTGCTCTTCACCGACGGCCGCACCCTCCTCCGCTTCCCTCCCCGGGGCGGCTACGTCCTGGAGCGCCAGGAGGCGGCCGGCGGGCCCGACCGCGGCCTGGGCCGCGCGCTCCTGGAGGCGGTCCAGGAAGTGGACCGCCTGGGCGGCTGGCCGGCCGGCAGCCGCCTCCTGGCGGCGCGGCGGCTCCCCGGAGAGGCCGGCTGGCAGCTGGCCTTCGCCGCCGGCGACCGCGGGCTGCCGCTGCTGGCGGCCGCCGAGCAGGCGCCCGCGGCTCCGGCCGAGTTCCAGACCGTCCCGCCCGCGGGCGCCATCGACGTGCAGGTCAGCCCGGCCGGGGTGGTGGAGCGCATCGCCTGGCACGTGGAGCAGGTGGAGGGCCGCGGGGGCCTGCTGCGGCCGCCGTCGCTCCAGGCGGCGCTGGCCGCGGCCAGCGCCGCGGGCAGCCTGCCGGCGGGCGCGACGCTGGCCGACGCCGGCCTTGCCTGGGAGCCCGCGGGCGTCGACGGCGCCGCGGCGCGCCCGCTCTGGCTGCTGACGCTGGCGGACGGGCGCCTCGTCCGCCTGCCCACCGGGGCGGAGGGGGGATGAGGGCGTGGACTGGGCCAAGGCGCGCCTCTGGCTGATCCTCCTCTTCGCCCTCCTCGACGGCTACCTGGCGCTGCAGGTGCGGGCCGAGCGGGCGGCCTGGCAGTCGTGGGCCTGGGTGCCGCCGGGCAGCGCAAGCGAGCCCTCCTCCGCCCAGGTCGCCCGCCAGCTGGCGGAGGCCGGCGTGCTGCTGGAGACGGGCCTGCCCTCCGGCGCGCCCGCGCTGCCGCTCTGGAGCGTGCGCGCCCAGCCGGCCGACGGCGAGGCGCTGGCCCGGCGCCTCTTCGGCGCCGGCGGCTGGACGGCCGAGCCCTGGCCCGGCAGCCCGGGAAGCTACACCTACGTCGACCGCAAGACGCCGCAGCAGCGCCTGACGGTGCTGCGCGAGGGGCCGGTGGAGGTGCAGGAGCCGGCGGGCGGGGGCGGCGCTTCCTCGCCGGAGGCGGCGAGGCAGGCGGCGGACGCCTTCCTCGGGCGGCTGGGCTGGCCGCCCGCCGGGCAGCTGGCCTACGACGGGCTGGAAGCCTCACCCCGGGCGGGCGGGGGCCTGGTGGTACACTATGTCGAGATGTTCCAGGGGCGCCCGCTCTTCGGGGGGTACGCGGCCGTGGAGGTGCGCGGGGGCGAGGTGACGCACCTGGAGGGCGTCTGGCTGGAGGTGGGCGGGCGCGGCGGCGCCTCGCGGCCGGTGATGCCGGCGGAGGAGGCGCTCTTGCGCCTGGCGGCTGACCGCGGGGCCAACCCCGCCCAGCCGCTGCGCGTGCGCGAGGTGCGGCTGGGTTACTTCAGCCCCGTCTACCGCGTCTACGAGGCCAACCGCTGGGACGTGGCGCCGGTCTGGCGCGTCCGCCTGGCGGACGGCTCGGTCTACTACGTCAACGCCTACACGGGACTCCTGGAGAGGTGAGCGGCCCCGCCCGGCTCCGCCGCCGGCGCGGCCGGGGACCGGCGGGCCGCGAGCGAGGGTGGGATGCGCTTGAGCCGACTCGTGATCCACGGGGGGCGCCCGCTGATAGGAAGCATTCCGGTCTCCGGCCGGAAGAACTCGGCGGTCGCGGTCATCCCCGCCGCCGTCATGGCCACCGGCCCCAGCACCCTGGCCAACATCCCGGACATCGCCGACGTGCGCACGGCGCTGGAGATCCTGCAGGCGCTGGGCGTGCGCTGGGAGTGGACGGCGCCGCACACGCTGCGCATCGACCCGCGCCCGCTGCGCGCCGAGCGCGTGCCGGCGGCGCTGGGCAAGCGCATGCGGGCCTCGTACTACCTGCTGGGGGCGCTGCTGGGCCGGACGGGCGAGGCCGTGGCGCCCCTGCCGGGCGGCGACGACATCGGCCAGCGCCCCATCGACCAACATCTGAAGGGCTTCGCGGCCCTGGGCGCCGAGGTGGCGGTGGCCCGCGGCGACGTGCGCGTGGCGGCCACGCGCCTGGAGGGCGCGCGCATCTACCTGGACGTGGTCAGCGTCGGCGCCACCATCAACCTGATGCTGGCGGCGGCGCTGGCGCCGGGCGTGACGGTGCTGGAGAACGCCGCGCGCGAGCCGCACGTGGTGGACGTGGCCAACTTCCTGAACGCCATGGGCGGCTACGTCACCGGCGCGGGCACGGACGTGATCAAGATCCGCGGCGTGGAGGAGCTCCACGGGGCGGAGCACGCCATCATCCCGGACGAGATCGAGGCGGCCACGTACATGATCGCGGCGGCGGGGACGGGCGGCGACCTGCTCCTGGAGAACGTGGTGCCGCAGCACCTGGAGCCGGTGACGGCCAAGCTGCGCGAGGCGGGCTGCGAGGTGCGGGAGGAGGACGAGACGCTGCGCGTCCGCTCGACGGGCCGGCTGCGCGCGGTCCACGTCAAGACGCTCCCCTACCCGGGCTTCCCCACCGACGCCCAGCCGCCCATGACAGCGCTCCTCTCGGTGGCCGAGGGGACGAGCGTCATCACCGAGACCATCTGGGAGAATCGCTTCCACCACGCGGCCGAGCTGCAGCGGATGGGCGCCCGCATCCGGGTGGAGGAGCGGACGGCGGTGGTGCAGGGCGTGGAGCGGCTGGAGGGGGCCGACCTGCGCGGCGTCCACGACCTCCGCTCCAGCGCGGCCCTGGTGGTGGGCGGCCTGATCGCGCGCGGGACGACGCGCATCTTCGGCCTGGAGTACCTGGACCGGGGGTACGAGGCGCTGGCGGAGAAGCTGGCCGGCGCGGGCGCCTTCGTGGAGCGCTTCGACGACGACGACGTCCGCCTGGAGCCGGAGGACATCCTGCCCGGCTCGCTGGAGGGGTAGTCCCGGCAGGAGGGGCGGCGAGCGGCGGGCGGGCCCTGCGGTTCAGGGGAAGCCCGGGAAGGGCAGGCGGAAGAGCGGCCAGCGGCTGCGCGGGCCGGGCGGGGCTGCGGCCGGCGGCCGGGGCGCGCCGGCGGCGGGGCCGCCGGCGGAGCCGGGCCGGCGGGCGGGGGGAGCGAGCGCGGCTCCCTGCCAGGCCGGGCTGATGCTCTGCGGCTCGGTTCCGGCCAGGAACCACTCCTCGGTCCGCGGCGAGGCGGGGTTGGGCAGGAGGCCGTCGACGGCCGAGACCACCATGAGGCGCACGTCGGGCGGCGGGGTGAAGTCGCCCGGCGGCGGCTCCAGGGCGAGCGCGCGGCGCATGAAGTCCGCCCAGATGGGGCCGGCCAGGGTGGCACCCACGCCGTTCATGGGCCGGGGCTGGTCGTAGCCGACCCAGCTGACGGCCACCAGGTTGGGCGAGTAGCCGGCGAACCAGGCGTCGACGGAGCCGTCGGTGGTGCCCGTCTTGCCGGCCACGGGCAGGCCGGCCACCCAGCGCTGCAGGTTGGCGCCCGTGCCGGTGCGGAGCACGTCCTCCATGGCCTGGGTGAGGAGGAAGGCGATGCCCGGGTCCAGGACCGGGCGGGGATCGGGGCGGACGTCGAGGAGGACGCGCCCGCCGGGGGCGACGATGCGGCGGACGGCGTAGGGCTCGACGCGGCGCCCACCGTTGGCCAGGGCGGCGTAGACCCCTGCCACCTCCAGCGGCGTCAGCGCCGAGCTGCCCAGGGCGATGGTCAGGTCGTTCCCCAGCGGGCTCCTGACGCCCAGCCGGCGGGCCATGGCCTGGATCCGCGCCACCCCTTCCACGGCCGCCCAGCGGACGGCCACCACGTTGTCCGACTCGGCGATGGCCTCGCGGATGGTGAGCGGGCGGTTCTGGTAGGGGGGCTCGCCCTCGCCGGCGTAGTTGCGCGGTACGTAGAGCTGGCCGGGCTCGCGCCCGGGAAAGGCGACGTGGCTCGACATCTGGCGGTCCACCAGGGTGTAGCCGGACTCGAGGACCGCGGCGTAGAGGATGGGCTTGAAGGCAGAGCCGGTCTGCCGGGGGGCGAAGAGGTGGTCGAGGCTGCCGGCCGCCCCGGCGCCGCCCACGGCCGCCCGGATGGCGCCGGTGGCGGGATCGAGGGCGACCAGGGCGGCCTGGGGCGGCTCGCTGGTGCCGCGTCCCACCGCGCCGGGGCGCTCGGCCTGGACCGCCGCCTCGGCCGCCTTCTGCAGCGCCGGGTCGTAGGTGGTCTCGATGCGGTAGCCGCCGGCGTCGATCACCTGTGCCAGCTGCGGGTAGCGGCGGCTGATCTCCTCCATCACCAGCTGGTCGAACCAGGCGCCCGCCTGGCTGCGGGCAAGGCCGCGCAGGTGGAGCGGCTCCGCCGCCAGGCGCGCCGCTTCCCGGGCGTCGAGATGGCCCGCCGCCACCATGCGCTCGAGGACGACGCGCCGGCGGGCCAGCGCCCTGGCCGTGTCGGCGTAGGGCGAGTCCAGCTCGGGGGCGCGGATGAGGCCGGCGATCAGCGCCGACTCGGCGGTGGT is a window of Bacillota bacterium DNA encoding:
- a CDS encoding MFS transporter, whose translation is MAPVAIARRSAGPGHPLFPGSHRKEKAREGRPLAGTVGPAARRGPLGGVAYKWVALSNTTLGVLMASINATIVMISLPMIFRGIGVNPLAPGQTGMLLWVLMGYQLATTILLVTFGRISDGYGRVRLYNLGFVLFTLGSILASLTWGRGAAGEIQLIAFRMIQGIGGAFLFANSAAILTDAFPPQQRGFALGVNQIAGTVGSIAGLVLGGVLAAVNWRWVFLVSVPIGLAGTVWAYLALREIGERRPQPLDLWGNLTFGLGLTALLVGLTYGLMPYGGAAMGWGNPWIRAALVLGALLLALFVWIEGRVPYPMFRLGLFRNRAFAAGNVSGFLASLARGGLQFMLIIWLQGVWLPLHGVPFDQTPLQAGIDTVPMMVGFVAAGPLSGALSDRYGARPFATGGMLLSALGFALLTRLPADFSYPLFAFYIFLLGVGMGLFASPNSSSIMNAVPPEHRGVASGMRATFQNAGQMMSMAVFFTIVIAGLGRQLPAAMAAGLRPLHLAPALAGELEHIPPLAALFSAILGYNPLGMLLPAALLHALPGDVVRTLLSERFFARLVAAPFLGSLRAAFAISVGLSLVAAVASLLRGQRYVWEEEASPTRPAALSGAAPAPEALGGERSAP
- a CDS encoding M23 family metallopeptidase, encoding MLRSPDSGGGWKARIAQSALSVAVVGVLTTTVIHLQPPYAAEAAAAPRAVETVASATDGALAGVLKMRPSPVPAQASSVAKQESLAVAPAKVRPQLIQYVVQPGDTLWSLAAKVGSDVASIAAANGLSEASLLHPGQTLLLPNFAGAVVTVQPGDTLSGLAARYQVSVETITQANPDAAGGLQPGMRLLIPGGRATFVAASAQRASVQSSRRTLAAAAAGILASAARLVLRLPYPGPITSPFGQRARDFHTGVDIGAPYGAPIRAAGPGVVIYAGWDGGYGRLIAIRHDNNVVTRYAHASRILVSVGQRVSAGQVIGRVGESGLATGPHIHFEVIVDGRFVNPLTVVGG
- a CDS encoding response regulator transcription factor, coding for MRRRVEPHAAARGNAWKRSRAAGRASGRKEAASGRRRPAEVTGLASILVVEDETAIADIIRFNLEEAGFTVRVAADGEQALREVDASRPDLLVLDLMLPLVDGYAVCQAVRARSSVPILMLTAKDSEEDKIRGLEMGADDYVTKPFSPRELVARVRAILRRRQAAAEPPPAEPLRVGELEIRMASREVFRSGRPVALTTREYELLEYLALRPGRLFQRDELLREVWGYEYPGDLRTVDVTVRRLREKIEPDPSHPRYLLTRRGAGYMLQLPELAAEPPE
- a CDS encoding cell wall metabolism sensor histidine kinase WalK; its protein translation is MSMRPPWGERLRRLGDSLQVRMVVVFLALIALSMLFISAYLLRTLESYTIDAYERRLDGTAETLARLAAPALAAGRPEALDALLAQWQERGLEMAVVDRGGRVVSASSPAPSGAEAGTSLGGAPEVHEALAGRPVTRIHLDPESGTRKVYVAWPLPGGGRQPPGAVYLTGSLGDVDATLGRVRAALMWASGLAAALAALVSALLARPITGPIRELTAHASRLARGHFGERIQVRSRDEVGQLAEAFNRMAEQLAASMEELARQKEQAEAILSHMADGVVVLDRRGRTLLVNPAAAEALGGRSAAEALEEVLARRDGPGGAGSGLVELGARQYEARLAVLRGPGGQPGGVVAVLHDVTERQRLDTMRKEFVANASHELKTPLTAIKSYVETLLDGAWENPRVAPRFLGVVHEETERMIRLVNDLLDLSQLEAGAPLGPAERVEAEDLLAAVRQRFLPLARSRGIALEVRDEGAPPVLANPDRLEQVLANLVENALNYTPGGGRVEVVAAAAGEGEAAARLRLEVRDTGAGIPEKDLPRVFDRFYRVDKARSRRMGGTGLGLAIVREIVEGYGGRVAIRSRVGAGTTVEVELPAAARTPRGEEAPR
- a CDS encoding two-component system regulatory protein YycI — translated: MDWAKARLWLILLFALLDGYLALQVRAERAAWQSWAWVPPGSASEPSSAQVARQLAEAGVLLETGLPSGAPALPLWSVRAQPADGEALARRLFGAGGWTAEPWPGSPGSYTYVDRKTPQQRLTVLREGPVEVQEPAGGGGASSPEAARQAADAFLGRLGWPPAGQLAYDGLEASPRAGGGLVVHYVEMFQGRPLFGGYAAVEVRGGEVTHLEGVWLEVGGRGGASRPVMPAEEALLRLAADRGANPAQPLRVREVRLGYFSPVYRVYEANRWDVAPVWRVRLADGSVYYVNAYTGLLER
- a CDS encoding UDP-N-acetylglucosamine 1-carboxyvinyltransferase, giving the protein MSRLVIHGGRPLIGSIPVSGRKNSAVAVIPAAVMATGPSTLANIPDIADVRTALEILQALGVRWEWTAPHTLRIDPRPLRAERVPAALGKRMRASYYLLGALLGRTGEAVAPLPGGDDIGQRPIDQHLKGFAALGAEVAVARGDVRVAATRLEGARIYLDVVSVGATINLMLAAALAPGVTVLENAAREPHVVDVANFLNAMGGYVTGAGTDVIKIRGVEELHGAEHAIIPDEIEAATYMIAAAGTGGDLLLENVVPQHLEPVTAKLREAGCEVREEDETLRVRSTGRLRAVHVKTLPYPGFPTDAQPPMTALLSVAEGTSVITETIWENRFHHAAELQRMGARIRVEERTAVVQGVERLEGADLRGVHDLRSSAALVVGGLIARGTTRIFGLEYLDRGYEALAEKLAGAGAFVERFDDDDVRLEPEDILPGSLEG
- a CDS encoding PBP1A family penicillin-binding protein; this translates as MALVPPPPPPILRAPLLFDARGRAMPSPPWAPAYVSYARIPRALVEAVVDTEDSRFWHEFGVDPVGLLRAAWTDLRAGRVVEGGSTITQQLAKNLYLTPRRTLARKLRELVLALQLARWYSRRQILEMYLNRVYLGYGARGVAAASELYFGKPVWELTTAESALIAGLIRAPELDSPYADTARALARRRVVLERMVAAGHLDAREAARLAAEPLHLRGLARSQAGAWFDQLVMEEISRRYPQLAQVIDAGGYRIETTYDPALQKAAEAAVQAERPGAVGRGTSEPPQAALVALDPATGAIRAAVGGAGAAGSLDHLFAPRQTGSAFKPILYAAVLESGYTLVDRQMSSHVAFPGREPGQLYVPRNYAGEGEPPYQNRPLTIREAIAESDNVVAVRWAAVEGVARIQAMARRLGVRSPLGNDLTIALGSSALTPLEVAGVYAALANGGRRVEPYAVRRIVAPGGRVLLDVRPDPRPVLDPGIAFLLTQAMEDVLRTGTGANLQRWVAGLPVAGKTGTTDGSVDAWFAGYSPNLVAVSWVGYDQPRPMNGVGATLAGPIWADFMRRALALEPPPGDFTPPPDVRLMVVSAVDGLLPNPASPRTEEWFLAGTEPQSISPAWQGAALAPPARRPGSAGGPAAGAPRPPAAAPPGPRSRWPLFRLPFPGFP